The following proteins are co-located in the Myxocyprinus asiaticus isolate MX2 ecotype Aquarium Trade chromosome 18, UBuf_Myxa_2, whole genome shotgun sequence genome:
- the LOC127456184 gene encoding hepatocyte nuclear factor 3-gamma-like: MLSSVKMESHEIPEWNSFYSEASEMYSSPSAMNTMSSLNSYINLNSACSTTSMNMGYPSAGLNSSPLTSMGGGPNHMSLSPVGSSLNPSSLTQLGSSASSLGSLSHYQSMGQPMSQISYPSPTSLNRTKEVPKPYRRSLTHAKPPYSYISLITMAIQQSNSKMLTLNEIYQWIMDLFPYYRENQQRWQNSIRHSLSFNDCFVKVARSPDKPGKGSYWALHPNSGNMFENGCYLRRQKRFKIEDKSGKKSTTKSQEGGCTKGGHGGEGLQEEHSPATGSEGADSAHSDSSHPGSASEEQQRNLVQLDCPSQPPSLSHSSPVNIQSSVSSSMAPSSSHLHSQGMGGSPHLLASPMQHLDLQNDPLKSMDPHYNFNHPFSITNIMSNEQKMDLKSYQDQVMAYNSYTASSPLATKQIYDSAGPSGIDSGAYYQTLYSRSVLNAS, encoded by the exons ATGTTGAGCTCTGTGAAGATGGAATCTCATGAAATTCCTGAATGGAATTCTTTCTACAGCGAGGCAAGTGAG ATGTACTCCTCTCCAAGCGCCATGAACACAATGAGCAGCTTGAACAGCTACATAAATCTAAACTCGGCCTGTTCCACAACCAGCATGAATATGGGCTACCCCAGTGCAGGTCTCAACAGCAGCCCATTGACCAGCATGGGTGGAGGCCCCAACCACATGAGCCTGTCCCCAGTAGGCTCCTCTTTGAACCCCAGTTCTCTGACCCAGCTGGGCTCTTCTGCCTCCTCCCTGGGTTCCCTCTCCCATTACCAGAGCATGGGTCAGCCCATGTCCCAGATCAGCTACCCCTCTCCTACCTCCCTAAACCGGACTAAGGAGGTGCCAAAGCCTTACCGTCGCTCTCTGACCCACGCCAAGCCACCATACTCCTACATATCCCTCATAACAATGGCTATTCAGCAGTCCAACAGTAAGATGCTAACACTCAATGAAATTTACCAGTGGATCATGGATCTGTTCCCATACTACCGCGAGAACCAGCAGCGCTGGCAAAACTCAATCCGCCACTCTCTGTCTTTCAACGACTGCTTCGTCAAAGTGGCACGTTCGCCCGACAAGCCTGGCAAGGGCTCCTACTGGGCGCTGCATCCCAATTCAGGGAATATGTTTGAGAATGGCTGCTACCTGCGTCGCCAGAAGCGCTTCAAGATCGAGGATAAATCTGGAAAGAAGAGCACGACAAAGTCTCAGGAGGGTGGCTGTACCAAAGGTGGGCATGGAGGGGAGGGACTGCAGGAAGAGCACAGTCCTGCCACGGGCTCAGAGGGTGCAGATTCAGCACACTCTGACAGCTCTCATCCTGGATCAGCCTCGGAGGAGCAGCAGAGGAATCTGGTGCAGCTGGATTGCCCATCTCAGCCACCCAGCCTTTCACACAGTTCACCAGTGAACATTCAATCTTCAGTATCCTCTTCCATGGCCCCTTCTAGCTCTCACCTGCACTCTCAGGGTATGGGTGGAAGCCCCCATCTGCTGGCCAGCCCAATGCAACATCTGGATCTGCAGAATGACCCACTAAAGTCCATGGACCCCCACTACAATTTCAACCATCCATTCTCCATCACAAATATAATGTCCAATGAACAGAAGATGGACCTCAAGTCATACCAGGATCAGGTGATGGCATACAACAGCTACACAGCATCTTCCCCTCTGGCCACCAAACAGATCTA